Proteins encoded by one window of uncultured Methanobrevibacter sp.:
- a CDS encoding class E sortase, protein MNKPKITTLIIIICIIILGLYAAGEINYFSSKIAIEKNIESPVVNIPTIGVEEKINNVSLSQGVLHDTNSFTPTHGDVMLSGHRTLQGSPFLRLNELNNGDTISLEWPGIGEVNYTIINKTIVEPTTHINIDLNGNHIYLITCDPIGSTAHRLIIEGEESGVGPLNDKIIQNNPHESYGLIIATGFLILGLIFSYFYSKDDKIYVLSVVLIISIILFYFYLFPIDSNIIYEKILWLNGGM, encoded by the coding sequence ATGAATAAACCAAAAATTACAACCTTAATCATAATAATATGTATAATTATATTAGGGTTATATGCAGCAGGAGAAATCAATTACTTCTCATCAAAAATAGCTATTGAGAAAAATATTGAATCTCCTGTTGTAAATATACCAACTATTGGAGTTGAAGAAAAAATAAACAATGTTTCTCTTTCACAAGGAGTTCTGCATGATACCAATTCATTTACTCCAACACATGGAGATGTTATGTTATCAGGACATAGAACTCTTCAAGGATCTCCTTTTTTAAGACTTAATGAACTAAATAACGGAGATACAATTAGTTTAGAATGGCCCGGAATTGGGGAAGTGAATTATACCATTATAAACAAAACAATAGTTGAACCAACTACTCACATCAATATTGACCTCAATGGAAATCATATATACTTAATTACTTGTGACCCTATCGGTTCTACAGCACACAGGTTAATAATTGAAGGAGAAGAAAGTGGAGTTGGTCCTTTAAATGATAAAATAATTCAAAATAATCCACATGAATCTTATGGATTAATAATAGCTACTGGATTCTTAATTTTAGGATTAATATTTAGTTATTTTTATTCTAAAGATGATAAAATATATGTATTAAGTGTTGTACTAATTATATCCATAATATTATTCTATTTCTATTTATTCCCAATAGATTCAAATATAATTTATGAGAAAATATTATGGTTAAATGGAGGAATGTAA
- a CDS encoding dihydroneopterin aldolase family protein: MNIDEKYFSNITSRERAIFEGAISMGALFHQFVGTPVNKNSKKSLETSMEESLKLQPAIEDVNVKIRFDKLEESMSEFDYTSLTGDMLDVKIHTKVDNVTAIIRIEFIEELNYPLMYVKDIN, translated from the coding sequence ATGAATATAGATGAAAAATACTTTTCAAATATAACTTCAAGAGAAAGAGCAATATTTGAAGGTGCAATCAGTATGGGAGCATTATTCCACCAATTTGTTGGAACTCCTGTAAATAAAAATTCTAAAAAAAGTTTGGAAACAAGCATGGAAGAATCTTTAAAATTACAACCAGCTATTGAAGATGTTAATGTTAAAATCAGATTTGACAAATTAGAAGAATCTATGAGTGAGTTTGATTACACTTCTTTAACTGGAGATATGCTTGATGTTAAAATTCATACCAAAGTAGATAATGTAACTGCAATAATTAGGATAGAATTTATTGAAGAATTAAATTATCCTTTAATGTATGTAAAAGACATCAATTAA
- the bsh gene encoding choloylglycine hydrolase, whose amino-acid sequence MCTAANYLTKCHYFGRNFDYEISYNERVTITPRNYPLKFREIEDMETHYGMIGIAAGVNEYPLYYDACNEKGLAMGGLNFPDYCDYKQLDESKINIASFEIIPYILSQAKTIDDAKSLLANLNISNEKFSTQLPPSPLHWIISDKNASIVVESLSEGLKIYDNPVGILTNNPPFDKQLFNLNNYRALSNKTPENTFGGNLNLTVYSRGMGSIGLPGDVSSQSRFVKVAFVKENSISGDSEKESVSQFFHILASVEQQKGCTLVENGKFEYTIYSDCYNTDKGILYYKTYDGPQTSVDMNSVNLEGNELVNFELVN is encoded by the coding sequence ATGTGTACTGCTGCAAATTATTTAACAAAGTGCCATTATTTTGGCCGTAATTTTGATTATGAAATTTCATATAATGAAAGAGTTACTATAACTCCAAGAAATTATCCTTTGAAATTTCGAGAAATTGAAGATATGGAAACTCATTACGGAATGATTGGGATAGCTGCTGGTGTTAATGAATATCCATTATATTATGATGCATGTAATGAAAAAGGATTAGCTATGGGTGGACTTAACTTTCCAGATTACTGTGATTATAAACAGTTAGATGAATCTAAGATTAACATAGCTTCTTTTGAAATTATTCCATATATATTGTCACAAGCAAAGACAATTGATGATGCTAAATCATTATTGGCTAACTTAAATATTTCTAATGAAAAATTTTCCACTCAATTACCACCCTCTCCATTACATTGGATTATTTCTGATAAAAATGCTTCAATTGTTGTAGAATCATTATCTGAAGGATTGAAAATTTATGATAATCCTGTAGGTATTTTAACTAATAATCCTCCATTTGATAAACAACTTTTTAATTTAAATAATTATAGAGCATTATCAAATAAAACACCTGAGAATACATTTGGAGGTAATTTGAATTTAACTGTTTATAGTAGGGGTATGGGTTCAATTGGTCTTCCAGGAGATGTTTCTTCACAGTCTCGTTTTGTAAAAGTAGCTTTTGTTAAAGAAAATTCTATTTCTGGAGATTCTGAAAAAGAAAGTGTATCTCAATTTTTCCATATTTTAGCATCTGTAGAACAACAAAAAGGTTGTACTTTGGTAGAAAATGGTAAATTTGAATATACTATTTATTCTGACTGTTATAATACAGATAAAGGGATTTTATATTATAAAACCTATGATGGACCTCAAACATCTGTTGACATGAACAGTGTGAATTTAGAGGGTAATGAACTGGTTAATTTTGAGTTAGTTAATTAA